The Armatimonadia bacterium genome has a segment encoding these proteins:
- a CDS encoding type II secretion system protein codes for MKRRRGSLLIELLIVVAIIAILAGVYLGGSGKAGKGHKKTTPAQALEKAHGVECVNNLNQLRAMIQMEVADKGGYPKALDPRAALNRCPVSDKPYVYDPQTGTVKCTTPGHEKF; via the coding sequence ATGAAGCGTCGGCGTGGCTCCCTTCTGATAGAGTTACTCATTGTGGTGGCGATCATCGCCATCCTCGCCGGGGTGTACCTGGGTGGAAGCGGGAAGGCCGGCAAGGGCCACAAGAAGACCACACCCGCGCAGGCTCTTGAGAAGGCGCATGGCGTCGAATGCGTCAACAATCTCAACCAGCTCCGGGCCATGATCCAGATGGAAGTGGCGGACAAGGGCGGGTATCCGAAGGCGCTTGATCCACGAGCTGCCCTCAACCGCTGTCCGGTCAGCGACAAGCCTTACGTGTATGATCCGCAGACGGGAACCGTCAAGTGCACGACGCCGGGGCACGAGAAGTTCTGA
- a CDS encoding tautomerase family protein, which produces MPMVEVKWYKGRSADQKKQVADAIEKAMQEVGVPRGVTQVVFLDLPKEDWFIPGMES; this is translated from the coding sequence ATGCCGATGGTTGAAGTGAAATGGTACAAGGGTCGTTCAGCGGACCAGAAGAAGCAGGTGGCCGACGCGATTGAGAAGGCCATGCAGGAGGTGGGTGTGCCCAGGGGCGTCACCCAGGTCGTCTTCCTTGACCTCCCGAAGGAAGACTGGTTCATCCCGGGCATGGAGTCCTAA
- the accC gene encoding acetyl-CoA carboxylase biotin carboxylase subunit: MFEKVLVANRGEIACRVFQACRELKIATVAVYSEADAEALHVRMADEAVCIGPASPRDSYLNVANILSAARLTGAQAIHPGYGFLSENANFAEVCEASGVTFIGPPSHVIARMGNKSEARRTMHDAGVPVIPGTQEPVGDAREARAIAEELGYPVMIKAALGGGGRGIREVKNPDELPAALEQARSEARAAFGNGDVYIEKLLLGPRHIEVQVLADNHGNCVHLGERECSIQHRKQKLIEEAPSPAVNNSQRRKLGEAAVKAATTVGYRNAGTVEFLMDKRGRFYFMEMNTRVQVEHPVTEMLTGVDIVREQIRIAAGEKMTCEQGKIWFNGHAIECRLLAADGDDGFKPSPGSIRSWSMPAGPGIRLDTGVAAGCEVSPHYDPMIAKLICWAEDRPACLARMEATLRGMKIDGLKTTIGFHLRTLSDPEFRRGETDTSFIERRILAKPG; this comes from the coding sequence ATGTTTGAGAAGGTCCTGGTCGCCAATCGTGGAGAGATCGCCTGCCGGGTGTTCCAGGCGTGTCGCGAACTCAAGATCGCCACGGTTGCGGTCTACTCGGAGGCCGACGCAGAGGCCCTTCATGTCCGCATGGCCGATGAAGCCGTCTGCATCGGTCCTGCGAGCCCTCGCGACAGCTACCTGAACGTCGCCAACATCCTCAGCGCTGCTCGTCTCACCGGCGCGCAGGCCATCCATCCCGGCTACGGATTCCTATCGGAGAACGCGAACTTCGCCGAGGTCTGTGAAGCCAGCGGCGTCACCTTCATCGGGCCGCCCTCACACGTCATTGCCCGCATGGGCAATAAGAGCGAGGCCCGGCGCACGATGCACGACGCCGGTGTGCCCGTCATCCCCGGGACGCAGGAGCCTGTCGGTGATGCTCGCGAAGCGCGGGCTATTGCCGAGGAGCTTGGCTACCCGGTGATGATCAAGGCGGCGCTGGGTGGTGGCGGCAGGGGCATTCGTGAGGTCAAGAACCCCGACGAGTTGCCGGCAGCCCTGGAGCAGGCACGCAGCGAAGCCCGGGCGGCCTTCGGCAACGGCGATGTGTATATTGAGAAGCTGCTGTTGGGCCCGCGCCACATCGAGGTGCAGGTGCTGGCAGACAACCACGGCAACTGCGTGCACCTGGGCGAGCGTGAGTGCTCGATCCAGCACCGAAAGCAGAAGCTGATTGAGGAAGCGCCCTCACCGGCCGTCAACAACTCCCAGCGCCGCAAACTAGGGGAGGCGGCGGTGAAGGCCGCTACCACCGTGGGCTACCGCAATGCCGGTACGGTGGAGTTCCTCATGGACAAGCGCGGCCGGTTCTACTTCATGGAGATGAACACGCGGGTTCAGGTCGAGCATCCCGTTACTGAGATGCTCACCGGCGTGGACATCGTTCGGGAGCAGATCCGTATCGCTGCCGGCGAGAAGATGACCTGCGAGCAGGGCAAGATCTGGTTCAACGGTCATGCCATCGAGTGCCGGTTGCTGGCCGCCGATGGTGACGACGGCTTCAAGCCTTCTCCGGGCTCCATCAGGAGTTGGTCTATGCCGGCGGGTCCCGGGATCCGTCTGGACACTGGGGTCGCTGCAGGGTGCGAGGTTTCGCCCCATTACGACCCGATGATCGCCAAGCTCATCTGTTGGGCCGAGGATCGGCCCGCCTGCCTTGCCCGCATGGAAGCCACACTTCGGGGCATGAAGATAGACGGCCTGAAGACGACCATCGGTTTCCACCTGCGCACCTTGTCAGATCCGGAGTTCCGCCGTGGAGAGACCGACACCAGCTTCATCGAGCGACGTATTCTTGCCAAGCCAGGCTAA
- the efp gene encoding elongation factor P produces the protein MIPTSDFKTGMTIELDGHVYQIVSSEFYKPGKGQAVVRTKLRDIRTGNVFQKTFRSGEKVERARVDRTTNQFLYTDGSTYYFMDNESYEQTELTDEQVGELAKWLKEGEDVQIITYEGELIGIEVANTLIREVTETDPGLRGDTATGGTKPAVVEGGATVTVPLFVQQGEKIKVDTRSGEYVERA, from the coding sequence TTGATTCCTACAAGTGACTTCAAGACGGGCATGACCATCGAGCTTGACGGTCACGTCTACCAGATTGTGTCTAGCGAATTCTACAAGCCGGGCAAGGGGCAGGCGGTCGTCCGCACCAAGCTGCGGGACATCCGCACCGGCAATGTCTTCCAGAAGACCTTCCGCTCCGGCGAGAAGGTTGAGCGGGCCCGCGTGGACCGCACCACCAACCAGTTCCTGTACACCGACGGCAGCACGTACTACTTCATGGACAACGAGTCCTACGAGCAGACCGAGCTGACCGACGAACAGGTCGGCGAGCTGGCCAAGTGGCTCAAAGAAGGCGAAGACGTCCAGATCATCACCTACGAGGGCGAACTGATCGGCATCGAGGTCGCCAACACTCTGATCCGTGAGGTCACCGAGACCGATCCCGGCCTCCGTGGCGACACGGCCACCGGCGGCACCAAGCCGGCAGTTGTCGAAGGTGGCGCGACCGTCACCGTGCCCTTGTTCGTGCAGCAGGGCGAGAAGATCAAGGTCGATACGCGCAGTGGGGAATACGTGGAACGAGCATGA
- a CDS encoding Gfo/Idh/MocA family oxidoreductase, with protein MASDTIRVGMIGCGGNARGHMGRLLSMEGVKVVALCDTAETSLAASVEKYPQLAKVPQFGDYRKLLAEVELDAVEISTPHTSHFEQIMASLDRGLHVLTEKPMVCEVGQAKEIVARTEETDLVVGVSYQRHTQAPYRYCREVIASGAIGACHFISCLQSQNWYRGQVPRGTWRSKKALSGGGQLNDSGSHLLDIILWMTDLQPAEVFAFIDNKGAEIDILTAMSVKFDGGALANFSVVGHAVGGMLEDINLWCEEGTLAIRGNEVWRWEGNEKQVITGEDLGRTWSPDQNFIAAIQGKEEIQTPPECGLRVIQLTEAAWRSGDTGQKAPVLR; from the coding sequence ATGGCTTCTGATACGATTCGCGTTGGGATGATCGGCTGCGGCGGCAATGCCCGCGGTCATATGGGCAGACTGCTCAGTATGGAGGGTGTGAAGGTCGTTGCCCTGTGCGATACAGCGGAGACGTCCCTGGCCGCCAGTGTTGAGAAGTACCCACAGTTGGCCAAGGTGCCGCAGTTCGGCGACTACCGCAAGCTGCTGGCCGAGGTCGAACTGGACGCCGTGGAGATCTCGACCCCGCACACCAGCCACTTCGAGCAGATCATGGCCTCCCTCGACCGCGGTCTGCACGTGCTGACCGAGAAGCCCATGGTTTGCGAAGTCGGCCAGGCCAAGGAGATCGTGGCACGCACGGAGGAGACCGACCTGGTCGTCGGGGTCTCGTACCAGCGGCACACCCAGGCGCCCTACCGCTACTGCCGCGAAGTCATCGCCTCGGGTGCGATCGGCGCCTGCCACTTCATCTCGTGCCTGCAGTCGCAGAACTGGTACCGGGGCCAGGTCCCCCGGGGCACCTGGCGCTCCAAGAAGGCGCTCTCCGGCGGCGGCCAGCTCAATGATTCCGGCAGCCACCTGCTGGACATCATCCTGTGGATGACCGACCTGCAGCCCGCCGAGGTCTTCGCCTTCATCGACAACAAGGGCGCCGAGATCGACATCCTCACCGCTATGAGCGTCAAGTTCGATGGTGGCGCGCTGGCCAACTTCTCCGTAGTCGGCCATGCGGTGGGCGGCATGCTTGAGGACATCAACCTGTGGTGTGAGGAGGGGACCCTGGCGATCCGCGGCAACGAGGTCTGGCGATGGGAGGGCAACGAGAAGCAGGTCATCACCGGCGAGGACCTTGGACGGACCTGGTCGCCGGACCAGAACTTCATCGCCGCCATCCAGGGCAAAGAGGAGATCCAGACACCGCCGGAGTGCGGTTTGCGGGTCATTCAACTCACGGAGGCCGCCTGGCGCTCGGGAGACACCGGTCAGAAGGCACCGGTGCTCCGCTAG
- a CDS encoding DNA topoisomerase subunit B — MPSPRYDAAQIRVLKGLEAVRRRPAMYIGSTSARGLHHILYEVVDNSIDEVFAGVCDIITVRLLPDGCAEVEDNGRGIPVDMHPTEKRPALEVIMTVLHAGGKFDGGAYKVSGGLHGVGVSCTNALSEWCEVEVAREGELYYQKYARGNPIAPMEKRGQSAKQHGTRTCFKPDSQIFEELEFDFDTVAKRLRELAFLNGGVKIIFRDERPGKEREEILHHEGGLTAYAEYLNVGKDTIHKPIHFRQERDGTDVEICMQYNDGVYENIVSYVNAIHTIEGGTHLSGFKTALTRVINNYAFSTGLRKEKERNLTGDEVREGLTCIISTKVLQPQFEGQTKSKLGNSEVEGIVNSVCYEALTTFFEENPTVAKRIVSKGSTAARANDAARRAAEATRKTALSSGGLPGKLADCSSRKPEECELFIVEGDSAGGNAKQARDSKNQAILPLRGVILNVERYRLDRILDNYEIRAMITALGTGINIAPAGNGNGNGNDHENGNGGSGNGSDEGPTSKFDLSKLRYHRIVIMADADVDGSHIRTLILTFFFRYMEPLIREGHVYIAQPPLFRIKTGKDTYYALDEADLETLLAKISRRSIMVNRFKGLSEMDAHDLAETTMSPENRILRQVTLEEAEEADRIISILMGDSVQPRRNFIVEHAKETQNLDLWA; from the coding sequence ATGCCCAGTCCTAGGTACGATGCCGCCCAAATCCGTGTCCTGAAGGGCTTGGAGGCAGTCCGCCGCCGGCCGGCCATGTACATCGGCTCGACCAGCGCCCGCGGTCTGCACCATATCCTGTATGAGGTCGTCGACAACAGCATCGACGAGGTGTTCGCAGGGGTCTGCGACATCATCACCGTACGCCTGCTGCCTGACGGCTGCGCGGAAGTGGAGGACAATGGTCGCGGCATCCCCGTGGACATGCATCCCACAGAGAAGCGCCCGGCACTCGAAGTCATCATGACCGTCCTGCACGCCGGCGGCAAGTTCGATGGCGGCGCCTACAAGGTCTCGGGCGGCCTGCACGGTGTGGGCGTCTCCTGCACCAACGCCCTCTCCGAGTGGTGCGAGGTGGAAGTCGCCCGTGAGGGCGAGCTCTACTACCAAAAGTACGCGCGCGGCAATCCGATAGCCCCCATGGAGAAGCGCGGCCAAAGTGCCAAGCAGCACGGCACCCGCACCTGCTTCAAGCCCGACTCCCAGATCTTCGAAGAGCTCGAGTTCGACTTCGATACGGTCGCCAAGCGCCTGCGCGAGCTCGCCTTTCTCAACGGCGGCGTCAAGATCATCTTCCGTGATGAGCGCCCCGGCAAGGAGCGCGAGGAAATCCTCCATCACGAGGGTGGCCTGACCGCCTACGCCGAGTACCTCAACGTCGGCAAGGACACCATCCACAAACCGATCCACTTCCGCCAGGAGCGCGACGGCACGGACGTTGAGATCTGTATGCAATACAACGACGGGGTGTACGAGAACATCGTCTCCTACGTCAACGCCATTCACACCATCGAAGGCGGCACTCACCTCTCAGGCTTCAAGACCGCTCTGACGCGCGTCATCAACAACTACGCCTTCAGCACGGGACTGCGCAAGGAAAAGGAGCGCAACCTCACCGGAGACGAAGTTCGCGAGGGCCTGACCTGCATCATCAGCACCAAGGTGCTGCAGCCGCAGTTCGAGGGACAGACGAAAAGCAAGCTGGGCAACAGCGAGGTCGAGGGGATCGTCAACTCCGTCTGCTACGAGGCCCTGACAACCTTCTTCGAGGAAAACCCGACTGTTGCGAAGCGGATCGTTAGCAAGGGCTCGACGGCAGCGAGGGCCAATGACGCAGCCCGACGAGCCGCTGAGGCAACCCGCAAGACGGCGCTTTCCTCCGGCGGTCTGCCTGGGAAGCTGGCAGACTGCTCGAGCCGCAAGCCGGAGGAGTGCGAGCTGTTCATCGTTGAGGGAGACTCGGCCGGCGGCAACGCCAAGCAGGCACGGGACAGCAAGAACCAGGCGATCCTGCCCCTGCGCGGTGTTATCCTCAACGTCGAGCGCTACCGTCTCGACAGGATCCTCGACAACTACGAGATCCGCGCCATGATCACCGCCCTGGGGACCGGCATCAATATCGCACCCGCCGGGAACGGCAACGGCAACGGGAACGACCATGAGAACGGCAATGGCGGAAGCGGCAACGGCAGCGATGAGGGCCCGACCAGCAAGTTCGACCTCAGCAAGCTGCGGTACCACCGGATTGTCATCATGGCCGATGCGGACGTCGACGGCTCCCACATCCGCACCCTGATCCTGACCTTCTTCTTCCGCTACATGGAGCCGCTGATCCGCGAGGGCCACGTGTACATTGCCCAGCCGCCGCTGTTCCGCATCAAGACGGGCAAGGACACCTACTACGCGCTGGACGAGGCCGACCTGGAGACGCTGCTCGCCAAGATCTCGCGGCGCAGCATCATGGTGAACCGGTTCAAGGGTCTGTCCGAGATGGACGCGCACGACTTGGCAGAGACGACGATGTCGCCGGAGAACCGGATTCTGCGCCAAGTGACGCTGGAGGAGGCGGAGGAGGCGGACCGTATCATCTCGATCCTGATGGGCGACAGCGTCCAGCCGCGCCGCAACTTCATCGTAGAGCACGCCAAGGAGACGCAGAACCTGGACCTGTGGGCCTAG
- a CDS encoding biotin/lipoyl-containing protein — MIDRERIQQVIRWLRNSTSAELAVREGASFIRVKRDLAPPVVTRLVASAGPRATQEFITAPGVAADDLLVRARLVGRFYHGKGPGQPPLVKIGDQVAEGDVVATIEALGKNTGVPCSGEGEVIEFMAEDGAPVGYGTPLIRLRRLRG, encoded by the coding sequence ATGATCGACAGGGAGCGGATCCAGCAGGTCATCCGATGGCTGCGCAACTCGACCTCGGCCGAGCTAGCCGTGCGTGAGGGTGCCTCCTTCATCCGTGTCAAGCGCGATCTGGCACCACCGGTCGTCACACGGCTGGTTGCCTCCGCAGGTCCGAGGGCGACGCAGGAGTTCATCACCGCCCCAGGTGTGGCGGCCGATGACCTGCTTGTGCGGGCTCGTCTCGTGGGGCGTTTCTACCACGGGAAGGGACCGGGCCAGCCGCCGCTGGTGAAGATCGGTGACCAGGTGGCCGAGGGCGATGTCGTGGCTACCATCGAGGCCCTGGGCAAGAACACCGGTGTCCCGTGCAGTGGCGAAGGCGAGGTCATCGAGTTCATGGCTGAGGACGGCGCCCCGGTCGGCTATGGGACGCCGCTGATCCGCTTGCGCCGTCTGCGCGGCTGA